In Rhineura floridana isolate rRhiFlo1 chromosome 1, rRhiFlo1.hap2, whole genome shotgun sequence, the following proteins share a genomic window:
- the NDUFA2 gene encoding NADH dehydrogenase [ubiquinone] 1 alpha subcomplex subunit 2 has translation MAAASSVRVIGNNLARNLKEIRIHLCQRSPASGGVRDFIEQHYVTLKKANPDFPILIRECSDVQPMLWARYPFGRERSVSLINLNVDQVAKALENVVNSKA, from the exons ATGGCGGCTGCCTCATCTGTGCGTGTCATTGGGAACAATCTTGCTCGGAACCTCAAGGAAATTCGGATCCACCTTTGCCAGCGCTCGCCGGCCAGCGGGGGGGTCAG AGACTTCATTGAACAACATTATGTGACTTTGAAGAAGGCAAATCCAGATTTCCCTATCCTGATCAGAGAGTGCTCAGATGTGCAACCCATGCTCTGGGCTAGATACC CTTTTGGCAGAGAGAGGAGTGTGTCATTGATTAACCTAAATGTGGACCAAGTTGCCAAAGCCTTGGAGAATGTTGTTAACAGCAAAGCATGA
- the TMCO6 gene encoding transmembrane and coiled-coil domain-containing protein 6 isoform X2, whose translation MLSFGSVPGAGPVAATASPRIAAAKRWRRSHCRPHGCSVEDLRMWRRERESALRSARRLQQLISKRLLCEDTLTDEGQIGTDSETAAPLSEEEVSQLLRNIRRGTEDRATSLRSLRRGLQHRETQQKFIRLEGSMRLLIGLFTGNLADLQMEAARCLHELSHSSDPDVVEACLPASSYLLTYLSGHSIALIELCLYTLGNLVVEMKAVKKQLLPQGIIPILASCIHSPHVVVQEGVGYVLSQLLQSREAPAEIIPLVLDSTLPQDMLHLVCSNLEEGIGAAVEFAWGLHYIICSCVNNSLLISLKTVPALVQLLLELASAISTTSAEGVELLICPVVRCVANLLAEDEVGDGELLIEEECLLRALFVFIEYLLPKHLFVVQECLWLINNLTADSIVSCSALLNPDLFQSLLKLLCSQRLSLLVLTVLCNIAAKGSACCQMLHQKAVLPPLISILALPDAQVVVQDLELLHLLFLHWPEAATDFVAQSGLQALEQHRDNLQLQERVSALIWTASQPAARCQDFPLGASAEDLQFTSYQS comes from the exons ATGCTTTCTTTCGGATCAGTCCCAGGTGCTGGACCAGTAGCAGCTACTGCCTCACCTAGAATTGCTGCTGCAAAGAGATGGAGGAGAAGCCACTGCCGACCACATGGCTGCAGTGTTGAGGATCTGCGAATGTGGCGGAGAGAACGTGAATCAG CCCTGAGAAGTGCACGGAGGCTGCAGCAGTTGATCAGCAAGCGGCTTTTATGTGAAGACACCTTGACAGATGAAGGGCAAATTGGAACGGACAGTGAGACAGCGGCTCCTTTATCTGAAGAAGAG GTTTCACAGCTGCTGAGAAACATCCGAAGAGGAACAGAAGACAGGGCAACATCTCTGCGTTCACTTCGACGAGGACTACAGCACAGAGAGACCCAGCAGAAATTCATCAG gCTGGAGGGCAGCATGCGTTTGCTGATAGGTCTCTTTACTGGCAATCTGGCAGATCTGCAGATGGAAGCAGCTCGCTGTTTACATGAACTCTCACACTCCAGTGACCCGGATGTGGTTGAAGCATGTTTGCCAGCATCCTCCTATCTCCTGACCTACCTCTCTGGACACAGTATAGCCCTTATA GAGCTGTGTTTGTACACATTGGGGAACTTGGTGGTTGAGATGAAGGCTGTGAAGAAACAACTTCTACCTCAGGGCATTATCCCAATACTGGCATCCTGCATCCAT TCCCCTCATGTGGTGGTGCAGGAAGGTGTTGGCTACGTTCTGTCACAGCTCTTGCAGTCTAGAGAAGCTCCAGCTGAAATCATACC CTTGGTCCTAGATTCCACTCTCCCGCAAGATATGCTCCACTTAGTTTGTTCCAACCTGGAAGAGGGAATAGGAGCTGCAGTGGAATTTGCATGGGGTCTTCACTACATTATTTGTAG cTGTGTGAACAACTCACTGCTGATCTCCCTAAAGACTGTGCCAGCCCTAGTACAGTTGTTGCTGGAACTGGCTTCTGCAATATCAACAACTTCTGCTGAGGGTGTGGAACTG TTAATATGTCCTGTGGTGCGGTGTGTTGCCAATCTTCTTGCAGAAGATGAGGTCGGTGATGGTGAACTACTAATAGAGGAAGAGTGCCTTCTGAGGGCCTTGTTTGTGTTCATAGAGTACCTCCTTCCGAAACATCTCTTTGTTGTACAGGAGTGTCTGTGGCTCATCAACAACCTCACAG CTGACAGCATCGTATCATGCTCTGCTCTGCTCAACCCAGACCTCTTTCAATCTCTGCTGAAGCTCTTATGTTCTCAGAGGCTGAGCTTGCTG GTTTTAACAGTACTGTGCAACATAGCTGCTAAGGGTTCTGCCTGCTGCCAGATGCTGCACCAGAAGGCTGTACTTCCTCCTCTTATTagcatccttgcccttcctgatgCCCAGGTGGTGGTGCAAGATCTTGAACTACTGCATCTCCTCTTCCTTCACTGGCCAGAG GCTGCCACTGACTTTGTAGCTCAGTCAGGACTACAGGCGCTAGAACAGCATCGGGATAACCTACAGTTGCAAGAACGAGTCAGTGCTCTCATTTggactgccagccagccagctgctcGCTGTCAGGATTTTCCCCTTGGTGCTTCAGCTGAAGATCTACAGTTTACTTCCTATCAAAGCTGA
- the TMCO6 gene encoding transmembrane and coiled-coil domain-containing protein 6 isoform X1 produces the protein MLSFGSVPGAGPVAATASPRIAAAKRWRRSHCRPHGCSVEDLRMWRRERESALRSARRLQQLISKRLLCEDTLTDEGQIGTDSETAAPLSEEEVSQLLRNIRRGTEDRATSLRSLRRGLQHRETQQKFIRLEGSMRLLIGLFTGNLADLQMEAARCLHELSHSSDPDVVEACLPASSYLLTYLSGHSIALIELCLYTLGNLVVEMKAVKKQLLPQGIIPILASCIHSPHVVVQEGVGYVLSQLLQSREAPAEIIPLVLDSTLPQDMLHLVCSNLEEGIGAAVEFAWGLHYIICSCVNNSLLISLKTVPALVQLLLELASAISTTSAEGVELLICPVVRCVANLLAEDEVGDGELLIEEECLLRALFVFIEYLLPKHLFVVQECLWLINNLTADSIVSCSALLNPDLFQSLLKLLCSQRLSLLVLTVLCNIAAKGSACCQMLHQKAVLPPLISILALPDAQVVVQDLELLHLLFLHWPEVEIALSVSANPAFPKGLSSALTLVFSFLAQAATDFVAQSGLQALEQHRDNLQLQERVSALIWTASQPAARCQDFPLGASAEDLQFTSYQS, from the exons ATGCTTTCTTTCGGATCAGTCCCAGGTGCTGGACCAGTAGCAGCTACTGCCTCACCTAGAATTGCTGCTGCAAAGAGATGGAGGAGAAGCCACTGCCGACCACATGGCTGCAGTGTTGAGGATCTGCGAATGTGGCGGAGAGAACGTGAATCAG CCCTGAGAAGTGCACGGAGGCTGCAGCAGTTGATCAGCAAGCGGCTTTTATGTGAAGACACCTTGACAGATGAAGGGCAAATTGGAACGGACAGTGAGACAGCGGCTCCTTTATCTGAAGAAGAG GTTTCACAGCTGCTGAGAAACATCCGAAGAGGAACAGAAGACAGGGCAACATCTCTGCGTTCACTTCGACGAGGACTACAGCACAGAGAGACCCAGCAGAAATTCATCAG gCTGGAGGGCAGCATGCGTTTGCTGATAGGTCTCTTTACTGGCAATCTGGCAGATCTGCAGATGGAAGCAGCTCGCTGTTTACATGAACTCTCACACTCCAGTGACCCGGATGTGGTTGAAGCATGTTTGCCAGCATCCTCCTATCTCCTGACCTACCTCTCTGGACACAGTATAGCCCTTATA GAGCTGTGTTTGTACACATTGGGGAACTTGGTGGTTGAGATGAAGGCTGTGAAGAAACAACTTCTACCTCAGGGCATTATCCCAATACTGGCATCCTGCATCCAT TCCCCTCATGTGGTGGTGCAGGAAGGTGTTGGCTACGTTCTGTCACAGCTCTTGCAGTCTAGAGAAGCTCCAGCTGAAATCATACC CTTGGTCCTAGATTCCACTCTCCCGCAAGATATGCTCCACTTAGTTTGTTCCAACCTGGAAGAGGGAATAGGAGCTGCAGTGGAATTTGCATGGGGTCTTCACTACATTATTTGTAG cTGTGTGAACAACTCACTGCTGATCTCCCTAAAGACTGTGCCAGCCCTAGTACAGTTGTTGCTGGAACTGGCTTCTGCAATATCAACAACTTCTGCTGAGGGTGTGGAACTG TTAATATGTCCTGTGGTGCGGTGTGTTGCCAATCTTCTTGCAGAAGATGAGGTCGGTGATGGTGAACTACTAATAGAGGAAGAGTGCCTTCTGAGGGCCTTGTTTGTGTTCATAGAGTACCTCCTTCCGAAACATCTCTTTGTTGTACAGGAGTGTCTGTGGCTCATCAACAACCTCACAG CTGACAGCATCGTATCATGCTCTGCTCTGCTCAACCCAGACCTCTTTCAATCTCTGCTGAAGCTCTTATGTTCTCAGAGGCTGAGCTTGCTG GTTTTAACAGTACTGTGCAACATAGCTGCTAAGGGTTCTGCCTGCTGCCAGATGCTGCACCAGAAGGCTGTACTTCCTCCTCTTATTagcatccttgcccttcctgatgCCCAGGTGGTGGTGCAAGATCTTGAACTACTGCATCTCCTCTTCCTTCACTGGCCAGAGGTAGAAATTGCACTTAGTGTATCTGCTAATCCTGCATTCCCTAAAGGCTTAAGCTCAGCACTAACTTTGGTCTTCTCTTTCTTGGCCCAGGCTGCCACTGACTTTGTAGCTCAGTCAGGACTACAGGCGCTAGAACAGCATCGGGATAACCTACAGTTGCAAGAACGAGTCAGTGCTCTCATTTggactgccagccagccagctgctcGCTGTCAGGATTTTCCCCTTGGTGCTTCAGCTGAAGATCTACAGTTTACTTCCTATCAAAGCTGA
- the TMCO6 gene encoding transmembrane and coiled-coil domain-containing protein 6 isoform X3, which translates to MKGKLERTVRQRLLYLKKSTARYQVSQLLRNIRRGTEDRATSLRSLRRGLQHRETQQKFIRLEGSMRLLIGLFTGNLADLQMEAARCLHELSHSSDPDVVEACLPASSYLLTYLSGHSIALIELCLYTLGNLVVEMKAVKKQLLPQGIIPILASCIHSPHVVVQEGVGYVLSQLLQSREAPAEIIPLVLDSTLPQDMLHLVCSNLEEGIGAAVEFAWGLHYIICSCVNNSLLISLKTVPALVQLLLELASAISTTSAEGVELLICPVVRCVANLLAEDEVGDGELLIEEECLLRALFVFIEYLLPKHLFVVQECLWLINNLTADSIVSCSALLNPDLFQSLLKLLCSQRLSLLVLTVLCNIAAKGSACCQMLHQKAVLPPLISILALPDAQVVVQDLELLHLLFLHWPEVEIALSVSANPAFPKGLSSALTLVFSFLAQAATDFVAQSGLQALEQHRDNLQLQERVSALIWTASQPAARCQDFPLGASAEDLQFTSYQS; encoded by the exons ATGAAGGGCAAATTGGAACGGACAGTGAGACAGCGGCTCCTTTATCTGAAGAAGAG TACTGCTCGCTATCAGGTTTCACAGCTGCTGAGAAACATCCGAAGAGGAACAGAAGACAGGGCAACATCTCTGCGTTCACTTCGACGAGGACTACAGCACAGAGAGACCCAGCAGAAATTCATCAG gCTGGAGGGCAGCATGCGTTTGCTGATAGGTCTCTTTACTGGCAATCTGGCAGATCTGCAGATGGAAGCAGCTCGCTGTTTACATGAACTCTCACACTCCAGTGACCCGGATGTGGTTGAAGCATGTTTGCCAGCATCCTCCTATCTCCTGACCTACCTCTCTGGACACAGTATAGCCCTTATA GAGCTGTGTTTGTACACATTGGGGAACTTGGTGGTTGAGATGAAGGCTGTGAAGAAACAACTTCTACCTCAGGGCATTATCCCAATACTGGCATCCTGCATCCAT TCCCCTCATGTGGTGGTGCAGGAAGGTGTTGGCTACGTTCTGTCACAGCTCTTGCAGTCTAGAGAAGCTCCAGCTGAAATCATACC CTTGGTCCTAGATTCCACTCTCCCGCAAGATATGCTCCACTTAGTTTGTTCCAACCTGGAAGAGGGAATAGGAGCTGCAGTGGAATTTGCATGGGGTCTTCACTACATTATTTGTAG cTGTGTGAACAACTCACTGCTGATCTCCCTAAAGACTGTGCCAGCCCTAGTACAGTTGTTGCTGGAACTGGCTTCTGCAATATCAACAACTTCTGCTGAGGGTGTGGAACTG TTAATATGTCCTGTGGTGCGGTGTGTTGCCAATCTTCTTGCAGAAGATGAGGTCGGTGATGGTGAACTACTAATAGAGGAAGAGTGCCTTCTGAGGGCCTTGTTTGTGTTCATAGAGTACCTCCTTCCGAAACATCTCTTTGTTGTACAGGAGTGTCTGTGGCTCATCAACAACCTCACAG CTGACAGCATCGTATCATGCTCTGCTCTGCTCAACCCAGACCTCTTTCAATCTCTGCTGAAGCTCTTATGTTCTCAGAGGCTGAGCTTGCTG GTTTTAACAGTACTGTGCAACATAGCTGCTAAGGGTTCTGCCTGCTGCCAGATGCTGCACCAGAAGGCTGTACTTCCTCCTCTTATTagcatccttgcccttcctgatgCCCAGGTGGTGGTGCAAGATCTTGAACTACTGCATCTCCTCTTCCTTCACTGGCCAGAGGTAGAAATTGCACTTAGTGTATCTGCTAATCCTGCATTCCCTAAAGGCTTAAGCTCAGCACTAACTTTGGTCTTCTCTTTCTTGGCCCAGGCTGCCACTGACTTTGTAGCTCAGTCAGGACTACAGGCGCTAGAACAGCATCGGGATAACCTACAGTTGCAAGAACGAGTCAGTGCTCTCATTTggactgccagccagccagctgctcGCTGTCAGGATTTTCCCCTTGGTGCTTCAGCTGAAGATCTACAGTTTACTTCCTATCAAAGCTGA